A stretch of the Dyella telluris genome encodes the following:
- a CDS encoding MFS transporter, with translation MASYGSCLMQDVGETLNFQRMEAASAFYLFLGTTFTAAGYGATFLFSLYFRLHGAGDLDTSHALLAALLGTFVGVPVVGWWSGRIDAPRLVAAAAFIMASGYAIFSVTPIDMFPSTRFGGFLIGLGWGMFYVGAPIALSERVQDVDRGAWFTKFSAFQMAGICGGPAVLGALVDSGVVDTNVAFVGVIVAVLIASVFFCLFSARNPIPRDQPRTSRWVREIAYLRTSEAIRPIVMCGLGGCVFSGIMAFQVAMTSGTEARPSLFFLIFAATAILARITLVVPLTRAPQVPIVTALLGIMTTGVLFLFGVPYSAAFHVLAAILTGFGYGLAYPVIQTWAVNKSEPRHRHAALCWFVLAYFVGIFGFPVIGGWILSRFGLTSLLLSIAIIAATECAVSASALGPGAASDKLAGRRTEG, from the coding sequence ATGGCGAGCTATGGCTCCTGTCTGATGCAGGACGTAGGAGAGACTTTGAACTTTCAGCGAATGGAAGCGGCGTCCGCCTTCTATCTGTTTCTTGGTACGACGTTCACAGCGGCGGGATATGGGGCGACATTCCTTTTCTCGCTCTATTTTCGTCTGCATGGCGCCGGCGACCTGGATACGAGCCACGCGCTTCTCGCCGCATTGCTGGGGACCTTCGTTGGCGTTCCTGTCGTGGGATGGTGGTCTGGAAGAATTGATGCACCGCGATTGGTGGCGGCCGCCGCTTTCATTATGGCGAGCGGTTACGCCATATTTTCGGTCACTCCGATTGATATGTTTCCAAGTACTCGCTTCGGAGGCTTCCTTATCGGTTTGGGTTGGGGGATGTTCTATGTCGGGGCACCGATCGCCTTGTCCGAGCGCGTCCAGGACGTTGACCGTGGCGCGTGGTTCACAAAGTTCAGCGCCTTTCAGATGGCCGGGATCTGCGGTGGCCCTGCAGTTTTGGGAGCACTGGTTGATTCCGGGGTGGTTGATACGAATGTGGCGTTCGTTGGCGTGATCGTGGCGGTACTGATTGCGTCTGTGTTCTTTTGCCTGTTTTCGGCGCGCAATCCGATTCCCAGGGATCAGCCTAGGACAAGTCGCTGGGTCAGAGAAATTGCTTATCTCAGGACGAGCGAAGCGATCAGGCCGATTGTCATGTGCGGCCTTGGTGGATGTGTCTTCTCAGGAATCATGGCGTTTCAGGTCGCTATGACCAGCGGTACTGAAGCGAGACCTAGTCTGTTTTTTCTGATTTTTGCAGCGACGGCCATACTTGCGCGCATCACGCTGGTGGTGCCGCTGACGAGGGCACCTCAGGTGCCCATTGTCACGGCGTTGCTCGGCATCATGACTACCGGAGTGCTCTTCCTCTTTGGCGTTCCCTACTCCGCAGCCTTCCATGTACTGGCAGCCATCCTGACTGGCTTTGGGTATGGACTCGCCTATCCCGTGATACAGACCTGGGCGGTCAATAAGTCAGAGCCACGTCATCGTCACGCCGCGTTGTGTTGGTTTGTTTTGGCGTACTTCGTGGGGATCTTCGGGTTTCCAGTGATTGGCGGCTGGATTCTCAGCCGGTTCGGGCTAACTAGTCTGCTGCTTAGCATCGCGATCATTGCCGCTACTGAGTGTGCAGTTTCCGCGTCCGCGTTGGGGCCGGGCGCGGCATCTGACAAGCTCGCTGGACGACGAACCGAAGGCTGA
- a CDS encoding SPOR domain-containing protein yields the protein MAARKGKGRQAVRNSSGGMPGWGWAVIGILIGAVLMFAMRGHLPMAPQPNEGPQPNAQATAQRGSDAGAAGNESTSGTDNGTPAAKKPQYDFYSVLSEKEVRIPDAVISAQAKAEQQQKQQASQQAAQAAAQQQAQAAAQKQAPAAVSEAITPAPESAVHAAPTPAPANATAAAPAGNGYLLQVGAFPSPSDAETLKAKLAMQGFVANVSPVNVNGQTYNRVRLGPFHSATELESAKQRLSSAGINAIALKEGR from the coding sequence ATGGCAGCACGCAAGGGCAAAGGTCGACAGGCCGTCCGCAACTCCAGCGGCGGCATGCCGGGCTGGGGCTGGGCCGTCATCGGCATTCTGATCGGCGCGGTGCTGATGTTTGCCATGCGCGGACACTTGCCGATGGCGCCGCAGCCCAACGAAGGCCCGCAGCCCAACGCGCAGGCCACCGCGCAGCGCGGCAGCGACGCAGGCGCCGCCGGCAATGAATCGACCTCCGGCACCGACAACGGCACGCCTGCAGCGAAGAAGCCGCAGTACGACTTCTACTCCGTGCTGTCGGAGAAGGAAGTGCGCATTCCCGACGCCGTGATCAGTGCGCAGGCCAAGGCCGAGCAGCAGCAGAAGCAGCAGGCGTCCCAGCAGGCTGCGCAGGCCGCTGCCCAGCAGCAGGCCCAGGCGGCAGCGCAGAAGCAGGCGCCGGCAGCCGTGTCCGAAGCCATCACGCCCGCGCCCGAATCGGCCGTGCACGCCGCGCCCACGCCGGCTCCCGCCAACGCCACCGCTGCAGCTCCCGCGGGCAACGGTTACCTGCTGCAGGTGGGCGCCTTCCCCAGCCCGTCCGATGCCGAAACGCTGAAGGCAAAGCTCGCCATGCAGGGTTTCGTGGCCAACGTATCGCCCGTGAACGTCAACGGCCAGACCTACAACCGCGTGCGCCTGGGCCCGTTCCACTCGGCCACCGAACTGGAATCGGCCAAGCAGCGCCTGTCGTCTGCCGGCATCAATGCCATTGCGCTGAAGGAAGGCCGCTAA
- the argS gene encoding arginine--tRNA ligase has product MKEQLRELLLQAIRTLQNDATLPADLEVPNFVIERTRSREHGDFAANAAMLLAKPARAKPRELAEKLVAALPANALVGKVEIAGPGFINFFLAPAAYHAEVGQVLANGNAYGRSTSGKGVVAGVEFVSANPTGPLHVGHGRNAVLGDCIARVLDAAGWAVKREFYYNDAGVQIHNLAISTQARARGITPNDAGWPEDGYRGDYIADVAQAYLNGDSVDVEGHVVTGAKNVDDLDAIRHFAVAYLRREQNLDLAAFGVGFDVYYLESSLYTQGKVEETVGKLVAHGHTYEEGGALWLRSTDYGDDKDRVMRKSDGTYTYFVPDVAYHMTKWQRGYVNAVTVLGSDHHGSLARVKAGLQALDEGIPKGYPNYVLYQMVTVMRGGEEVKLSKRAGSYLTLRDLIEEAGRDATRYFLIARKADSQLVFDIDLARSQSNDNPVYYIQYAHARVCRVLDELAERGLPAVDTKAGVAQLARLDTEHEQALFTELSRYPEVLEAAAANLEPHLIAQYLRELAGALHSYYHEHKWIVDDAELRNARITLVLATRQVIRNGLDLLGLSAPEKM; this is encoded by the coding sequence GTGAAAGAACAGCTGCGCGAACTGCTGCTGCAGGCCATTCGTACCCTGCAGAATGACGCCACCCTGCCTGCCGACCTCGAAGTGCCCAACTTCGTCATCGAGCGAACGCGCAGCCGTGAGCACGGTGACTTTGCCGCCAATGCCGCGATGCTGCTGGCCAAGCCGGCCCGCGCCAAACCGCGCGAACTGGCCGAGAAGCTGGTCGCCGCCCTGCCCGCCAACGCACTGGTGGGCAAGGTCGAGATCGCGGGTCCGGGTTTCATCAACTTCTTCCTCGCCCCGGCCGCCTACCACGCGGAAGTGGGCCAGGTGCTGGCCAACGGCAACGCCTACGGCCGCAGCACCAGCGGCAAGGGCGTGGTAGCTGGCGTGGAGTTCGTCTCCGCCAACCCCACCGGCCCGCTGCACGTGGGGCACGGCCGCAATGCCGTGCTGGGCGACTGCATCGCCCGCGTGCTCGACGCTGCCGGCTGGGCCGTGAAGCGCGAGTTCTACTACAACGACGCCGGCGTGCAGATCCACAACCTGGCCATCTCCACCCAGGCCCGTGCGCGCGGCATCACGCCCAACGACGCCGGCTGGCCGGAAGACGGCTACCGCGGCGACTACATCGCCGACGTGGCACAGGCTTACCTCAACGGCGACAGCGTCGACGTGGAAGGCCACGTGGTCACCGGCGCGAAGAACGTCGACGACCTGGACGCCATCCGCCATTTCGCCGTGGCCTACCTGCGCCGCGAGCAGAACCTGGACCTGGCCGCCTTCGGCGTCGGTTTCGACGTGTATTACCTCGAGTCCTCGCTCTACACCCAGGGCAAGGTGGAAGAAACCGTCGGCAAACTGGTTGCCCACGGCCACACCTACGAGGAAGGCGGCGCGCTGTGGCTGCGCAGCACCGACTACGGTGACGACAAGGACCGCGTGATGCGCAAGTCCGACGGCACCTACACCTATTTCGTGCCCGACGTGGCCTACCACATGACCAAGTGGCAGCGCGGCTACGTCAACGCGGTGACCGTGCTCGGCTCCGATCACCACGGCTCGCTGGCCCGCGTGAAGGCCGGCCTGCAGGCGCTGGACGAAGGCATTCCGAAGGGTTACCCGAACTACGTGCTGTACCAGATGGTGACGGTGATGCGTGGCGGCGAAGAGGTGAAGCTCTCCAAGCGCGCCGGCAGCTACCTCACCCTGCGCGACCTGATCGAAGAAGCCGGCCGCGACGCGACCCGCTACTTCCTGATCGCCCGCAAGGCCGATTCCCAGCTGGTGTTCGACATCGACCTGGCGCGCTCGCAGAGCAACGACAACCCGGTCTATTACATCCAGTACGCCCACGCCCGCGTGTGCCGCGTGCTGGACGAACTGGCCGAGCGCGGCCTGCCGGCGGTGGATACGAAGGCCGGCGTCGCCCAGCTCGCACGCCTGGACACCGAGCATGAACAGGCCCTGTTCACCGAGCTGTCGCGCTACCCCGAAGTGCTGGAAGCCGCCGCGGCCAATCTGGAACCTCACCTGATCGCGCAATATCTGCGCGAACTCGCGGGCGCCCTTCACAGCTACTATCACGAGCACAAGTGGATCGTGGACGACGCCGAGCTGCGCAACGCGCGCATCACGCTGGTGCTCGCCACGCGTCAGGTCATCCGCAACGGTCTGGATTTGCTGGGACTCAGTGCCCCGGAGAAGATGTAA
- the radC gene encoding RadC family protein: MSIREWPEGERPREKLLARGCAALSDAELIAVLLGSGVAGKDAIALGRELLGKSGGLGNLLADPGGTVRLRGIGPAKRARLVAALELARRTLGEQLKESPTLGNPRDSGHYLRAQLRHLPYEVFGCLFLDNRHRVLAFEELFRGTIDSASVHPREVVRACLRHNASAVILAHNHPSGVAEPSAADHAITRELKDALQLIGVRVLDHLVIGRGDPVSMAALGLV, encoded by the coding sequence ATGAGCATCCGTGAATGGCCCGAGGGCGAGCGACCCCGTGAAAAACTGCTGGCCCGTGGCTGCGCCGCGCTGTCCGATGCCGAACTCATCGCCGTCCTGCTGGGTAGCGGCGTCGCCGGCAAGGACGCCATCGCGCTGGGCCGAGAGCTGCTCGGCAAAAGCGGCGGCCTGGGCAACCTGCTGGCCGACCCCGGCGGCACCGTGCGGCTGCGTGGTATTGGCCCGGCCAAGCGCGCCCGCCTTGTCGCAGCGCTGGAGCTGGCGAGGCGGACGCTGGGCGAGCAGCTCAAGGAATCACCCACGCTGGGCAATCCCCGCGACAGCGGCCACTACCTGCGGGCGCAGCTCCGACACCTTCCCTATGAAGTTTTTGGCTGCCTGTTCCTGGACAATCGCCACCGGGTGCTGGCTTTTGAGGAACTTTTCCGCGGCACGATCGACAGCGCCAGCGTCCATCCCCGCGAAGTGGTCCGGGCCTGCCTGCGCCACAACGCCTCTGCCGTGATCCTGGCCCATAACCACCCGTCCGGCGTGGCCGAACCCAGCGCCGCCGATCACGCCATCACGCGGGAACTGAAGGATGCGCTGCAACTGATCGGGGTGCGGGTGCTGGACCACCTGGTGATCGGCCGGGGCGACCCGGTCTCGATGGCGGCGCTGGGGCTGGTCTAG
- a CDS encoding LysR family transcriptional regulator: MDKVDAMHLFARIVERRSFTMAAQDLDLPRSTVTEVVKRLEARLGVRLLERTTRQVRPTLDGEAYYQRCLSILAEIEEAEAAFTGAHPSGLLRVDVHSVLARHFMLPGLPDFLARHPGIQLRIGEGDRYVDLVREGVDCVLRVGKPTDSSMIGRQIALLEEGTYASPAYLERHGNPASPDDLDGHRMVAFVSSATGSALPLEFQQDGALREVLLPHAVSVAGAEMYIATARLGLGLIQVPSYRVQEDLARGTLVPVLARFPPTPSPVYVLYPQNRQLSPRVRVFIDWLSAEFAARVPAMA; the protein is encoded by the coding sequence ATGGACAAGGTCGACGCCATGCACCTGTTCGCCCGCATCGTGGAGCGGCGCAGCTTCACGATGGCCGCGCAGGATCTGGACCTGCCCCGCTCTACCGTCACCGAAGTGGTCAAACGCCTCGAAGCCCGGCTCGGCGTGCGGCTGCTCGAACGCACCACCCGGCAGGTGCGGCCCACCCTGGATGGCGAGGCCTATTACCAGCGTTGCCTGAGCATCCTGGCCGAGATCGAGGAAGCCGAAGCCGCCTTCACGGGTGCCCACCCCAGCGGCCTGCTGCGGGTGGATGTGCACAGTGTGCTGGCGCGGCACTTCATGTTGCCGGGGTTGCCGGACTTCCTGGCCCGCCACCCCGGGATCCAGCTGCGCATCGGCGAAGGCGACCGTTACGTTGACCTGGTCCGCGAAGGCGTGGACTGCGTGCTGCGCGTGGGCAAACCCACCGACAGCAGCATGATCGGACGGCAGATTGCCCTGCTGGAGGAAGGCACCTATGCCAGTCCTGCCTATCTGGAGCGACACGGCAACCCTGCGTCACCCGACGACCTGGACGGGCACCGCATGGTGGCCTTCGTCTCATCGGCCACCGGCAGCGCGTTGCCGCTGGAATTCCAGCAGGACGGCGCGCTGCGCGAAGTGTTGCTGCCGCATGCGGTCAGCGTGGCGGGCGCGGAGATGTACATCGCCACCGCGCGCCTCGGTCTCGGGCTGATCCAGGTTCCCAGCTACCGCGTGCAGGAGGACCTTGCCCGCGGCACGCTGGTGCCGGTGCTGGCCCGCTTTCCGCCCACGCCGTCACCGGTCTACGTGCTGTATCCGCAGAACCGGCAGCTGTCACCGCGCGTGCGGGTGTTCATTGATTGGCTCAGCGCCGAGTTCGCCGCCCGGGTGCCGGCGATGGCCTGA
- a CDS encoding SDR family oxidoreductase translates to MSAHASQVAIVTGASRGIGAAVAERLARDGFTVVINYAGDAASAEALARKIESEGGRALTAQADVADPAAVRRMFDAAETAFGGVDVLVNNAGIMQLAPISDTDDDLFDRTIAINLKGTFNTLREAGKRLRNGGRIVNFSTSVVGLNFPTYGVYVATKAAVESMTHILSKELRGRAITVNAVAPGPTATDLFLKGKTPEQVEQLGKLAPLERLGTPADIASVVAFLVGPDGGWVNGQVLRANGGVI, encoded by the coding sequence ATGTCTGCTCACGCTTCCCAAGTCGCCATCGTCACTGGCGCTTCCCGTGGCATCGGCGCCGCCGTGGCCGAACGCCTGGCCCGCGATGGCTTCACCGTGGTGATCAACTACGCCGGTGATGCCGCCTCCGCCGAGGCGCTGGCCCGCAAGATCGAAAGCGAGGGCGGCCGCGCCCTGACCGCCCAGGCCGACGTGGCCGACCCGGCCGCCGTTCGCCGCATGTTCGACGCGGCGGAAACCGCGTTCGGCGGTGTCGACGTACTGGTCAACAACGCCGGCATCATGCAGCTGGCGCCGATCAGCGACACCGATGACGACCTGTTCGATCGCACCATCGCGATCAACCTCAAAGGCACCTTCAACACCTTGCGCGAAGCGGGCAAGCGCCTGCGCAACGGGGGCCGCATCGTCAATTTCTCCACCAGCGTGGTGGGGCTGAACTTCCCGACCTACGGCGTCTACGTGGCCACCAAGGCCGCGGTGGAATCGATGACGCACATCCTCTCCAAGGAACTGCGCGGCCGCGCCATCACGGTGAACGCCGTGGCACCGGGCCCGACCGCCACCGACCTGTTCCTCAAGGGCAAGACGCCTGAGCAGGTCGAGCAGCTCGGCAAGCTGGCGCCGCTGGAACGCCTGGGCACGCCTGCGGATATCGCCAGCGTCGTGGCCTTCCTGGTGGGCCCGGACGGCGGTTGGGTGAACGGCCAGGTGCTGCGCGCCAACGGCGGCGTGATCTGA
- a CDS encoding SDR family oxidoreductase: MKNVIVITGASSGFGLMSARALAHAGHIVYAGMRETHGRNASRVAELQQYAKEFDVDLRAIEMDVASQSSVDAAIAQIVQAHQRLDVVIHNAGHMAYGPAEAFTPEQFAQLYDTNVLSTQRVNRAALPHLRRQGKGLVVWVSSSSVRGGTPPYLAPYFAAKAGMDSLAVSYAGELARWGIETSIVVPGAFTQGTNHFAHAGAPADEAVGKAYADGPTGDFGEVAFKGLASLEPADADPESVARAIVEVVAKPFGQRPFRVHVDPSEDGAEIVNGVADRVRAELLRRIGLGDILHPRSIG; encoded by the coding sequence ATGAAGAACGTCATCGTCATCACCGGCGCATCCAGTGGCTTCGGCCTGATGAGCGCCCGTGCCCTGGCCCATGCCGGCCACATCGTCTATGCCGGCATGCGCGAAACCCACGGCCGTAACGCATCGCGCGTGGCGGAGTTGCAGCAGTACGCGAAGGAGTTCGACGTGGACCTGCGCGCCATCGAGATGGATGTGGCCTCGCAGTCCTCGGTGGATGCCGCCATCGCGCAGATCGTCCAGGCACACCAGCGCCTCGACGTGGTGATCCACAACGCCGGTCACATGGCCTACGGCCCGGCCGAAGCGTTCACGCCGGAGCAGTTTGCCCAGCTCTACGACACCAACGTGCTGAGCACGCAACGGGTGAACCGGGCGGCGCTGCCGCACCTGCGCAGGCAGGGCAAAGGCCTGGTGGTGTGGGTGTCCTCCAGCAGCGTGCGCGGCGGTACGCCGCCCTATCTCGCACCGTATTTCGCCGCCAAGGCCGGCATGGATTCGCTGGCGGTGAGCTACGCGGGCGAGCTGGCACGCTGGGGTATCGAAACCTCCATCGTCGTGCCGGGCGCATTCACCCAGGGCACCAATCATTTCGCCCATGCCGGCGCGCCAGCTGACGAGGCCGTGGGCAAGGCTTATGCGGATGGCCCCACCGGCGATTTCGGTGAGGTGGCGTTCAAGGGGCTCGCCTCACTGGAGCCCGCCGACGCGGATCCCGAGTCGGTAGCCCGGGCCATTGTGGAGGTGGTGGCCAAGCCGTTCGGCCAGCGCCCGTTCCGCGTGCACGTGGACCCGTCAGAAGACGGCGCGGAAATCGTCAACGGCGTGGCTGACCGCGTGCGCGCGGAACTGCTGCGGCGCATCGGTCTGGGGGACATCCTGCACCCCCGCTCGATCGGCTGA